Proteins from one Podospora pseudocomata strain CBS 415.72m chromosome 4, whole genome shotgun sequence genomic window:
- a CDS encoding hypothetical protein (EggNog:ENOG503P80T), whose amino-acid sequence MTDILGAFDASISLAERLRSFVNSYAGAEEAAATMRLFDGQLGTMRLKLASRAITELHSKLDKALGLVPDPQQKNNTILRVQWATGLETTVMNEFETINGGINNLQSIVNLAMHTLKLKPLNHGCEFKLSLHQGHEEQDLGPRGYSTMAVLPPSYRSDHPVRVFVETYRDFSKATALARHVATRLWWTSDNLENTDFLRGVLPCIGFDGYRVIYLLPKDLKDRQTLRKLIDSKKVSLEARFSLALQLAKAVLKVHSDRLAAHCSIRSDTILFLTSDGTRVSEVPAPPEPPEAAAPPVEGGLVRRNTLKQGINRAGTGIKEIGTTIKRTMSFSARKRDREDIEDRRSRDRGAGNRAAPRKSSQQSLRKRNVPRKVKRKGAIWPGARSNDSSEDLPDSVCDEQDKMASKKDSVALSCEVSNAHAPPGFGSLYLTH is encoded by the exons ATGACTGATATTCTGGGGGCTTTTGACGCTTCTATCAGCCTGGCCGAAAGGCTTCGCAGTTTTGTCAACAGTTACGCGGGGGCTGAAGAAGCGGCTGCCACAATGCGTCTTTTTGACGGCCAACTTGGAACCATGAGGCTGAAACTTGCGTCGCG CGCCATAACAGAGCTCCACAGCAAGCTCGATAAGGCTCTTGGATTGGTGCCGGATCCGCAACAGAAAAACAACACGATCCTGCGCGTGCAGTGGGCAACTGGGTTAGAAACCACAGTCATGAACGAATTTGAGACCATAAATGGTGGGATCAACAACCTACAGAGCATCGTCAATCTCGCCATGCACACTCTCAAGCTGAAGCCGCTTAACCACGGATGTGAATTCAAACTTAGTTTACACCAGGGTCATGAAGAGCAAGACTTGGGGCCAAGGGGGTATTCCACCATGGCGGTGCTGCCCCCGAGTTATCGTTCCGATCATCCGGTGCGAGTCTTTGTGGAAACCTACAGAGACTTTTCAAAGGCAACAGCGCTCGCCAGACACGTTGCCACGAGACTGTGGTGGACGTCCGACAACTTGGAGAACACGGACTTTTTGCGGGGAGTTCTGCCCTGTATTGGTTTTGATGGGTACAGGGTGATCTATTTACTTCCTAAGGACTTAAAAGATCGACAAACCCTGAGGAAGCTGATCGACAGTAAGAAAGTGTCCCTCGAGGCGCGGTTTTCCCTGGCACTCCAGCTCGCGAAAGCGGTACTCAAGGTCCATTCCGATCGGTTGGCTGCGCACTGTTCTATCCGCAGCGACACCATTCTGTTCCTCACCTCTGACGGAACGCGGGTTTCAGAGGTACCGGCGCCGCCCGAGCCGCCCGAGGCAGCTGCACcaccggtggaggggggactTGTCAGACGCAACACCTTGAAGCAAGGCATCAACCGGGCTGGTACGGGTATCAAGGAAATTGGCACAACCATCAAAAGAACAATGAGCTTCAGTGCAAGAAAAAGGGACAGAGAGGATATCGAGGATAGGAGGTCCAGAGACAGAGGTGCGGGTAACAGGGCGGCTCCACGGAAGAGCAGTCAACAAAGCTTACGGAAACGCAACGTACCGCGGAAAGTGAAGAGAAAAGGGGCTATCTGGCCGGGAGCCCGGTCAAACGACAGCTCGGAGGACTTGCCTGACTCGGTTTGTGACGAACAGGATAAGATGGCAAGCAAGAAGGACTCGGTCGCTCTCAGCTGTGAGGTATCAAACGCCCACGCACCGCCCGGATTTGGCAGTCTGTATCTCACTCATTGA
- a CDS encoding hypothetical protein (COG:A; EggNog:ENOG503P30R) codes for MPQPIVYEGVNGCYEGTLFNGLKFFVSRRLPLRSEVLRKIKNNGGKIVEMEKFADVLIWDYLITHGAPAGAVSSKFVEDCISKGEIVNKEEYLVAVPTATPVGSSAPVKKGTKTPFTPKDDQILLSWIRQKEEVGESIKGNTIYRELAAKYPHHTYQSWRSRYVEKLLHLPPQQSVHPLPPPIPTLVKSKSSSDARAAPPSTTSSTVEKKWAKRREFTKQDDEILLQHLGRWQGSESGQNAYKELEEQYPHHTWQSWRNRYVKTLSKRRDSGSGDELPPAKRPRKSTASDTVPSRTPTAPPTTQLELSQKDKEKYEALREKKRKMAEAKAAKQAKSTSQTSTAGQAQASSCVEEREKQPRAASAASSPPLPSGSQKEELKRKLKRIRAEKARKGASTPLKPTQGGQSERTAGASSSTPLPPATNETSSGFLTQVSAPNIDSPAFSTQVSAAVAETPQVPTPAQQKELEQARIRSRKNMNGLITSRESWLELRRIFCEFNELPEPSETVTVFGREVDCWDFWCEVVEVGYPPSPAAWVLIAEGLGFVDDQELREEGERSVVQALKEGFEGGLEEFWFAVEWFAGERFQAVEVVEEEE; via the exons ATGCCACAACCAATTGTCTACGAGGGGGTCAATGGATGTTACGAGGGTACTCTGTTCAATGGTCTCAAGTTCTTCGTATCCAGGCGGTTGCCTCTTCGCAGTGAGGTTCTTAGAAAGATCAAG AACAATGGCGGCAAAATCGTAGAAATGGAGAAGTTTGCCGATGTGCTGATCTGGGACTATCTCATTACACATGGTGCTCCGGCTGGTGCTGTCTCTTCCAAATTTGTGGAGGATTGCATTTCCAAGGGGGAAATTGTCAACAAGGAGGAGTATCTTGTTGCTGTTCCAACTGCGACTCCAGTCGGCTCTTCTGCTCCCGTCAAGAAGGGTACGAAAACCCCCTTCACACCGAAAGATGATCAGATTCTCCTGAGCTGGATCAGGCAGAAGGAAGAGGTCGGGGAGAGCATCAAGGGCAATACCATCTATCGAGAATTGGCTGCAAAG TACCCTCACCACACTTACCAGTCCTGGCGGTCACGATACGTTGAGAAACTTTtacacctcccaccacaacagTCTGTCCACCCGCTTCCGCCTCCCATCCCGACGCTAGTCAAGTCTAAATCGTCAAGTGATGCACGAGCTGCACCGCCATCGACTACATCGTCGACTGTCGAAAAGAAGTGGGCTAAGAGGAGGGAATTCACAAAGCAAGATGATGAGATTCTGCTTCAGCATCTGGGTAGGTGGCAAGGGTCAGAGTCTGGGCAGAATGCATACAAAGAGCTGGAAGAACAGTACCCACATCATACCTGGCAGTCGTGGCGGAATCGATACGTCAAGACCTTGTCGAAACGAAGGGATTCTGGCTCCGGCGATGAGCTGCCGCCAGCAAAGCGACCGCGGAAGTCTACCGCCAGTGATACTGTTCCGTCCCGCACGCCCACGGCACCGCCCACGACGCAACTGGAATTGAGCCAGAAAGACAAGGAAAAATATGAGGCACTccgggaaaaaaagagaaagatggCGGAGGCCAAAGCTGCAAAACAAGCCAAGTCAACCAGCCAAACGAGTACAGCAGGCCAGGCCCAGGCCTCAAGCTGTGTGGAAGAGCGGGAGAAACAACCCCGAGCTGCCAGTGCGGCATCGTCGCCACCATTGCCATCAGGCAGCCAGAAAGAGGAGCTGAAACGGAAGCTGAAGCGGATTCGAGCGGAAAAGGCACGGAAAGGGGCGTCTACCCCGCTAAAACCTACTCAGGGGGGGCAATCCGAGAGAACAGCGGGTGCTTCTAGCAGTACACCACTACCGCCGGCGACAAATGAGACATCTTCTGGGTTCCTAACGCAAGTCTCTGCCCCCAATATCGACAGCCCTGCCTTTTCAACTCAGGTGTCTGCTGCAGTAGCGGAAACACCGCAGGTTCCGACGCCTGCGCAGCAGAAAGAGCTCGAGCAAGCTAGGATTCGATCACGGAAGAACATGAATGGGTTGATAACCTCGAGGGAGTCCTGGTTGGAGTTAAGGCGTATATTTTGTGAGTTTAACGAACTGCCTGAACCGAGCGAGACTGTGACGGTGTTTGGGCGGGAGGTGGACTGTTGGGATTTTTGgtgtgaggttgtggaggtggggtACCCGCCTTCCCCGGCTGCGTGGGTGCTTATtgcggaggggttggggtttgtggaTGATCaggagttgagggaggagggggagaggagtgtGGTGCAGGCGCTGAaggaggggtttgagggaggTTTGGAAGAGTTTTGGTTTGCGGTGGAGTGGTTTGCTGGGGAGAGGTTtcaggcggtggaggtggtggaggaggaagagtga
- the SWF1 gene encoding palmitoyltransferase swf1 (EggNog:ENOG503NV3B; COG:I) encodes MGVIATVATVVLAISFMVFVTFFGRLPALRGTPISWLHKVIWVHFPNLLKSIDRRVTGGRISPACVRFGNYMMYDRHPSVLIFFLLLLSIGEILYLPTAWPQLTPLVKLTGTVSIILPYLFLYLAAFTDPGYITPANHPQEMSRYPYDFTLFHPGNECHTCHLLKPARSKHCSVCKRCIAKNDHHCIFINNCVGANNQHWFILLLLSTAVLTAYGGILGVYLMAKRMNFFFPYWALLPWNANKGEGMPLKDWLVIWSWGFQNQVGMGAVTLLAGLTSPLVWGLLGYHAWLVYCGTTTNESMKWSDWSYEMREGFAYKRKMHGQRQKDLKVEPAWTRWPAETEQVLVRTESGQCPAEDDQTLPGYGPWEAVWGLKDVENLYDIGFWDNLVDVLVPGYNFRDEPSGKRQRGGLRQRKKRRARRIYLA; translated from the exons ATGGGCGTCATCGCAACGGTGGCTACTGTGGTGTTGGCCATCTCATTCATGGTCTTTGTCACCTTTTTTGGCCGACTACCAGCACTCAG AGGCACACCAATATCATGGCTTCACAAAGTAATATGGGTCCACTTCCCGAATCTCCTCAAATCCATCGACCGCCGTGTCACCGGCGGCCGAATCTCCCCAGCTTGTGTCCGCTTCGGGAATTACATGATGTACGACCGACATCCATCCGTCCTG AtattcttcctcctcctcctctccataGGCGAAATCCTCTACCTCCCCACCGCCTGGCCTCAActcacccccctcgtcaAACTCACCGGCACCgtctccatcatcctccctTACCTCTTCCTctacctcgccgccttcaCCGACCCAGGGTACATCACCCccgccaaccacccccagGAGATGTCCCGCTATCCCTACGActtcaccctcttccacccaGGCAACGAATGCCACACCtgccacctcctcaaaccagCCCGAAGCAAGCACTGCTCCGTCTGCAAGCGCTGCATAGCCAAAAACGACCACCACtgcatcttcatcaacaactgCGTCGGGGCCAACAACCAGCACTGGTTCATcttgcttcttctctccaCAGCCGTGCTGACGGCGTACGGCGGTATTCTGGGCGTCTATCTCATGGCCAAAAGAATGaactttttctttccctaCTGGGCGTTGTTGCCTTGGAACGCCAATAAAGGGGAGGGCATGCCGCTGAAAGACTGGCTCGTCATCTGGTCGTGGGGTTTCCAGAACCAGGTCGGCATGGGGGCGGTTACCTTGCTGGCGGGGCTGACGTCACCGTTGGTTTGGGGACTGTTGGGGTATCACGCCTGGCTTGTCTATTGCGGGACGACCACGAACGAGAGTATGAAGTGGAGCGATTGGAGTTAtgagatgagggaggggtttgcGTACAAGAGGAAGATGCACGGGCAGAGGCAGAAGGACCTGAAGGTTGAGCCGGCGTGGACGAGGTGGCCGGCGGAGACGGAGCAGGTTTTGGTCAGGACCGAGAGCGGGCAGTGTCCGGCAGAGGATGACCAGACGCTGCCCGGGTATGGGCCGTGGGAGGCGGTTTGGGGGTTGAAAGATGTGGAGAATTTGTATGACATCGGGTTTTGGGATAATTTGGTGGATGTGCTGGTGCCGGGGTATAATTTTCGTGATGAGCCGAGTGGGAAGAGACAGAGGGGTGGGCTgaggcagaggaagaagaggagggcgaggaggatatACTTGGCGTGA
- a CDS encoding hypothetical protein (COG:D; EggNog:ENOG503NZ69), which produces MHREKPRRYALIMVDMPGYGLGSRKDWGVEIQKYLAKRQMLKGAVVLIDAETGVKEQDRMVLGNLRDHDVRTVVVLTKGDKVVDAAVVEQRKQNGEGKGGAEERIGEVLVGVWKELRRAERRSLTWLEGGDKGWEREVWVTGAGDPRNGGLGVETARWAICRLAGLVEDKRKIVVPGLDVAVGKGKKEVVEVEQEEPEIVSFDDIEALMEREKARPKKRLHPSF; this is translated from the coding sequence ATGCACCGGGAGAAGCCGAGGAGATACGCCCTGATAATGGTTGACATGCCTGGTTATGGCTTGGGGTCCAGAAAGGactggggggtggagattCAGAAATATTTGGCGAAAAGGCAGATGCTCAAGGGAGCGGTGGTGCTGATTGATGCCGAGACCGGGGTTAAAGAGCAAGAtaggatggtgttggggaacTTGAGGGATCATGATGTTAGGACTGTGGTTGTGCTCACCAAGGGGGATAAGGTTGTTGatgcggcggtggtggagcagAGGAAACAAAAtggggagggaaaagggggggcggaggagaggataggggaggttttggtgggggtttggaaGGAACTGAGGAGAgcagagaggaggagtttgacttggttggagggaggggacaaggggtgggagagggaggtttgggttacgggggcgggggatcCGAGgaatggggggttgggggttgagaCGGCTAGGTGGGCGATTTGCaggttggctgggttggtggaggataaGAGGAAGATTGTGGTGCCGGGGTTGGATGTCGCGGTcggaaaggggaagaaggaggtggtggaggtggagcaggaggagcccGAGATTGTTTCGTTTGATGATATTGAGGCgttgatggaaagggagaaggcgaggcCGAAGAAGAGGCTTCATCCGTCGTTTTGA
- a CDS encoding hypothetical protein (EggNog:ENOG503P79W; COG:S) codes for MSHLRTLYRSLLRELPPRPVLSSPRADLHQHLRDNFASSSSEKKADIAEQYLSYLKAQRTYVTLIERYNPGMGMDEEERVRLTARRVGMDLPEEYGVEKGQK; via the coding sequence ATGTCCCACCTCCGCACCCTCTAccgctccctcctccgcgagCTGCCCCCCCGACCggtcctctcctccccccgcgccgacctccaccagcacctcCGCGACAactttgcctcctcctcctctgaaAAGAAAGCCGACATCGCCGAGCAGTACCTCTCCTACCTCAAAGCCCAAAGGACATACGTCACCCTGATCGAGCGGTACAACCCCGGCATGGGCATggacgaagaagaaagagTGCGTCTCACCGCCAGAAGGGTGGGGATGGATCTTCCCGAAGAGTATGGGGTTGAGAAGGGGCAGAAGTGA
- a CDS encoding hypothetical protein (EggNog:ENOG503NV51), with amino-acid sequence MQPMMSSSRDPTARLRAGLNPLLTASLGVYHPQHNNGTPHSALSVSSHGAFSSNQTPLSAIQPYNPQQWITSPTAGPGQEPIQTAAIQEPQGSPLPPPPYSPPRSARPMSMNFDQGPAANISVARAPHPPLQRAATESPVANTSFPPPPGTRGPSRERRFGLPSLSRRREPEPAIAPLDPSPQQSSRSLSGLLSRPAGGHPGPLTLQIPHQVPQRTDSDSSQNMAPGARRAVSTPAVATPTSARSRSSSQIRWDPSMPVPPPPPGPPPSSSRSQSMQRLQSGSDPIVSPPTRRPPPTGVAALGPVPLTPANWREGDNLPGPPGQHQQQQQQQHADSPATVGVQLSETSSVASSGAGAQTESATSSAPSSAGGLVRRSPVVRGDKTLLERRSESRTRLATRGSVDTTNSPHGLSDIVIPGSSSGGLQRRLTIGRGTPRTGRTSETPKTGESIDTPESRTPRASGSQGVSGQVTPTRVSPSSHKHPERHAVPRALPTPPTGSRSSSTHRGMGPDMPMSAPLSPSHNFPVSKHMVITQSSEQFARGTVDRFAAFADREASAANDAERVRLFAEFFVNESRIRRERYGAAIGAMGSEVLDLTRDLFRPMPVRRESINSATSGTVELTPQSSEPRSHRGSIGSAFEGNHGASSSAVQTPTSVSQQQQQQQQSPSPSGNQNWPSNNYMPSLSPILSMSVSDAVDEQDSRGRPASRWWEADSTGAPSSRMERSKRESKYMGVPKEAREALQWIDEPQLSPAGSSKRASHGYPLEKTGWHDTDQSMTPQALSRNSVASSSTAPNTPNPDHLDVSRLVTLPPPYPRHHPAVNNNHPELTEIRTSIRTVSDLTEVTAIQEAYKQSSSQKRLALDEELKKDRVTLRQNLHQDISSGALSYADAARIEADATAAEHTKLKDLEKSDFDEFQTVVVMPVNEILQSRINTATELFDNLRSRLFDETHKSNPNLPQEEGDEQPELLEKLTLLKWIFEARETLHRALYDLLSSRNDHYRDLVLVPYKLAQQDDKVASAKAFFIEDANKRQLAFAEEVLHRTQEFRDVVEETVVRGVEVQLNAFWDIAPDLKRLLDKIPTDMEGFHIQIPALEMAENPSYTEHPLQYLFSLLLHAEKSTYQFIESQTNLLCLLHEVKEAVVVAKGKVMEAEGRDGGRVEEMRREEAGRLTDDLKDKVRVVQDQWNSALGETVGGVKERVGGWLLETGGWDESFEEGGVGGV; translated from the exons ATGCAACCTATGATGAGCTCTTCACGGGATCCGACCGCGCGCCTTCGTGCTGGACTGAATCCGCTCCTCACAGCATCGTTGGGTGTATACCACCCTCAGCACAACAATGGCACACCTCATTCGGCGCTGTCAGTCAGCTCTCATGGCGCCTTTTCATCCAACCAAACTCCATTGAGCGCCATCCAGCCATACAATCCGCAGCAATGGATCACTTCACCGACTGCGGGACCTGGCCAGGAACCGATTCAGACGGCTGCCATCCAGGAGCCTCAAG GATCAccgctgccaccgccgccatatTCACCCCCCCGCAGTGCCAGACCGATGAGCATGAACTTCGATCAGGGTCCAGCTGCCAATATCTCAGTTGCTCGagcaccacatccccctttGCAGAGAGCGGCTACCGAATCTCCAGTGGCCAACACATCGTTTCCGCCTCCGCCTGGAACGAGGGGCCCTTCCCGAGAAAGGCGATTCGGCCTCCCCTCGCTGTCAAGACGTCGTGAGCCCGAGCCAGCCATAGCACCACTTGATCCAAGTCCGCAACAATCATCCCGCTCGCTCAGCGGGCTGTTGTCTCGTCCGGCCGGTGGTCACCCAGGGCCTTTGACGCTGCAGATACCCCACCAAGTGCCACAACGAACAGATTCCGACTCCTCCCAGAACATGGCCCCGGGCGCTCGACGAGCTGTCTCGACACCCGCGGTGGCTACTCCCACATCAGCTAGATCACGCTCTTCGTCTCAGATTCGATGGGACCCATCGATGCCAgtccccccaccaccacctgggCCGCCACCCTCGTCAAGCAGATCTCAGAGCATGCAGCGGCTACAATCTGGAAGTGACCCTATTGTCTCACCGCCGACccgccgaccaccaccaaccggAGTGGCTGCTCTGGGTCCTGTGCCCTTGACGCCAGCCAACTGGAGAGAGGGCGACAACCTCCCTGGGCCACCAGGgcaacatcagcagcagcaacaacaacaacatgcTGACTCACCAGCCACGGTCGGCGTTCAGCTTTCAGAGACGTCCAGTGTTGCAAGCTCAGGAGCTGGAGCGCAAACCGAATCTGCTACATCTTCGGCGCCCAGTTCAGCAGGTGGGCTTGTCCGAAGGAGTCCTGTGGTCAGGGGAGACAAGACGCTGCTAGAGCGGCGGAGCGAAAGCCGGACCAGGCTAGCTACACGAGGGTCTGTGGACACAACAAACTCGCCTCATGGCCTGTCTGATATTGTGATTCCTGGTTCGTCCTCCGGTGGGCTGCAACGGCGCCTGACAATCGGAAGAGGCACGCCAAGGACCGGAAGGACGAGCGAGACGCCAAAAACCGGTGAATCGATTGACACGCCAGAATCTAGGACCCCCCGAGCTTCCGGTTCTCAAGGTGTGTCTGGCCAGGTGACACCAACAAGAGTCTCGCCCAGTTCCCACAAACATCCTGAAAGACATGCGGTTCCAAGGGCGTTGCCAACCCCGCCCACCGGCAGCAGGTCGTCCTCGACACACCGGGGCATGGGGCCGGACATGCCGATGTCGGCTCCTCTTTCGCCATCACACAATTTTCCCGTGTCCAAGCATATGGTGATCACACAGAGCAGCGAGCAATTTGCTCGTGGTACTGTCGACCGCTTTGCAGCCTTCGCCGACCGAGAAGCATCTGCCGCCAACGATGCCGAGCGAGTTCGATTGTTTGCCGAGTTCTTTGTCAACGAGTCGAGGATACGGAGGGAACGATACGGCGCTGCCATTGGGGCGATGGGTTCTGAGGTGCTGGACTTGACCCGTGATCTGTTTAGGCCGATGCCAGTCCGGAGAGAGTCGATCAATTCGGCCACCAGCGGGACCGTGGAGTTGACACCACAATCGTCAGAACCGAGATCGCATCGTGGGTCGATTGGATCTGCGTTTGAAGGAAACCATGGGGCTTCGTCATCAGCGGTTCAAACACCGACGTCTGTgagtcagcagcagcagcagcagcagcagtcaccatcaccctctgGGAACCAAAACTGGCCTTCGAACAACTACATGCCATCGTTGTCGCCGATTCTCAGCATGAGCGTCAGTGATGCTGTGGATGAGCAGGACTCGAGGGGACGGCCGGCTAGCAGGTGGTGGGAGGCCGACTCTACAGGTGCTCCGTCGTCCAGGATGGAGAGGTCAAAGCGGGAGTCAAAGTATATGGGTGTGCCTAAAGAGGCTCGAGAAGCACTGCAATGGATCGATGAGCCGCAGTTGTCGCCTGCTGGTTCAAGCAAGCGGGCCTCCCACGGGTACCCCCTTGAAAAGACAGGATGGCACGATACAGACCAATCCATGACACCGCAGGCTCTTTCTCGCAACTCGGTTGCTTCATCTTCGACAGCCCCGAACACACCAAACCCAGATCACCTCGACGTATCCCGTCTAGTgaccctcccacctccttaTCCGCGACATCACCCAGcagtcaacaacaaccaccccgaGTTGACCGAAATCCGCACCTCGATCCGCACCGTCAGCGACCTCACCGAGGTAACCGCCATCCAAGAAGCCTACAAGCAATCCTCTTCCCAAAAACGCCTCGCCCTCGACGAAGAGCTAAAAAAAGACCGCGTCACCCTGcgccaaaacctccaccaaGACATTTCCTCGGGCGCGCTCTCCTATGCAGACGCAGCCCGCATCGAAGCCGACGCCACAGCCGCCGAGCACACCAAACTCAAAGACCTCGAAAAGTCGGACTTTGACGAATTCCAAACCGTCGTCGTAATGCCCGTGAACGAGATTCTTCAAAGCAGGATCAACACCGCCACCGAACTCTTTGACAACCTCCGCTCCCGCCTCTTCGACGAAACCCACaaatccaaccccaacctcccccaggaagaaggcgacgAGCAGCCTGAACTCTTGGAGAAACTAACCCTCCTCAAATGGATCTTTGAAGCCCGCGAAACGTTACACCGGGCGTTGTacgacctcctctcctcccgcaacGACCACTACCgcgacctcgtcctcgtcccctACAAACTCGCCCAGCAAGACGATAAAGTCGCCTCTGCCAAGGCCTTCTTCATCGAAGACGCGAATAAACGCCAGCTAGCCTTTGCAGAGGAAGTCCTCCACCGCACGCAAGAGTTCCGCGATGTAGTCGAGGAAACCGTCGTCAGGGGTGTGGAAGTGCAACTCAACGCCTTTTGGGACATTGCGCCCGACCTCAAGCGTCTTCTCGACAAGATCCCGACTGATATGGAAGGTTTCCACATCCAGATACCAGCGTTGGAGATGGCCGAGAACCCGAGCTACACCGAGCACCCTTTGCAGTATCTCTTCAGTTTGTTGCTGCATGCGGAGAAGAGCACGTATCAGTTTATCGAGAGTCAGACGAACTTGCTTTGCTTGCTGCATGAGGTtaaggaggcggtggtggttgccaaggggaaggtgatggaggcggaggggagggatggggggagggtggaggagatgagacgggaggaggcggggaggttgacgGATGATTTGAAGGATAAGGTTAGGGTTGTGCAGGATCAGTGGAATAGTGCGCTGGGGGAGACGGTGGGCGGGGTGAAGGAacgggtggggggttggttgttggagacgggggggtgggatgagagttttgaggaggggggtgtcgGTGGTGTTTAG
- the AHA1 gene encoding Co-chaperone (COG:O; EggNog:ENOG503NVRU) gives MVLHNPNNWHWVNKDVSVWSKKWFDDNLTKIEAKEGDVSAKISKVVSMDGDCDVAQRKGKVITIFDVKLTLEFTGSTADGDEVSGTITVPEVSHELDEDEFVFDIDVHSESKEKQAVRDLVKSKIVPQLRSEFVKLAPALIAEHGKDLQHPAGSNPSSGFTTPKYHPPTGAQATKATTTTTQSNAGSVVNTTTVTDNEEFRTTAEELYKTFTDPQRIAAFTRAPPKVFEGAKKGGRFELFGGNVSGEYMELEEPKKIVQSWRLDQWPAGHYSKLSIEFDQNDVDHVTVMRVEWTGVPIGQEEPTKQNWLEYYVRSIKRTFGFGTIL, from the exons ATGgtcctccacaaccccaacaactgGCACTGGGTCAACAAGGACGTGTCGGTGTGGTCCAAGAAATGGTTTGATGACAACCTGACCAAGatcgaggccaaggagggcGATGTATCGGCCAAGATTAGCAAGGTCGTCAGCATGGACGGCGACTGCGATGTTGCGCAGCGCAAGGGCAAGGTTATCACCATTTTTGATGTCAAGTTAACGTTGGAGTTCACAG GCTCCACTGCCGATGGCGACGAGGTTTCGGGGACCATCACGGTGCCCGAGGTGTCGCACGAgcttgatgaggatgaattTGTG TTTGACATCGACGTCCACTCCGAGtccaaggagaagcaggctgTCAGAGATCTGGTCAAGTCCAAGATCGTGCCTCAGCTTCGCAGCGAATTCGTCAAGCTGGCTCCCGCCCTCATCGCTGAGCACGGCAAGGACTTGCAGCACCCTGCTGGGTCGAACCCATCCAGCGGCTTCACGACCCCCAAGTACCACCCCCCGACCGGCGCCCAAGCCACCAAGGCTactaccacaaccacccagTCCAATGCCGGAAGCGTCGTAAACACCACGACCGTGACCGATAACGAGGAGTTCCGTACCACAGCCGAGGAGCTTTACAAGACCTTCACCGATCCCCAGCGGATAGCTGCATTCACCCGCGCCCCTCCCAAGGTTTTTGAGGGCGCCAAGAAGGGCGGCAGGTTTGAGTTGTTTGGTGGCAACGTGTCTGGCGAATAcatggagttggaggagCCCAAGAAGATTGTCCAGAGCTGGCGTCTCGACCAGTGGCCCGCTGGCCATTACTCTAAGCTCAGCATTGAGTTTGATCAGAACGACGTTGACCATGTCACGGTCATGCGCGTCGAGTGGACCGGCGTGCCCATCGGCCAAGAGGAGCCTACCAAGCAGAATTGGCTCGAGTACTACGTCCGCAGCATCAAGAGGACTTTTGGTTTTGGCACCATTCTTTAA